AACTTTGAAATTTAAAGATTTTTTAGATTGCAAGGCCTTACTCGATATGATGGACGATGAAGAGTACATCAGAAAGTATAAGTACATTCTTCAAACAAAATTTGAAGAAATGGTAGAATGGTTTATGATAAAGAAACTGGGAATAACTACTAGACCTTTACCGGCTTATGCATCGAATAATCGGAAGGTGTTTTTGCTGGATCTGTATCTGGAAATCGAAAAGGAAGGAGGACACAGAAGTGTGACTGAGAATAATCTGTGGCCTAAGGTGGCCAAAGATATGGGATTCGAATACTATGAGGGTGAGTTAATGCGTCTCATATATGTGATGTACCTGGACGTTCTTGTCTACTACTATAAGTTTAAGATCGTTCAGTCAGGAGTCAATGAAAGGGATAATGCGGATGATAAGGAAGTGCTGGAATTTAAGATGGATATGAGGAGCAGCCGCAGTGAAGGAGAAGACATCAAGAATGTCATAGAAGAAGATGACTGTCGAGATGGTGCAGGAAATCCAAAGGAGCACTATGCATTTTTCACAAGTGAAGGCTGGAACGAGATCAAGAGACGAAGACAAGCCAGGAGAATCTTCGATTTCAACAGGGCAAAGGCAGCTGTGGATGCGGCTAATGAAAGTGTTCTGCAGCACTCTCGTAGACTCGATTATGTTTAGGGGAGAGTGTTAGAATGTTATAAACATAATTTCGTATTTATATGTAACGATTTATAGGATATATAAACTTATAGTATGTGTGTAAATTCGAGGAGGTGTGTCTTATGGTTTGTGTCGGTTTTGAACGGTGGTTATTCCCGCCAAACTCAACCGTCCCTCCAACCGTTTCTCCTCCTCATGTATTTAAGTCTTTTGCCGGGAATTATCTCGGCACCAAGACAATTATAACTGTTAGTAATTGTCCACATTTATCATATCATCGTTTGTCCAAATTTCAATCCATTCTCAAACTGTTTACCGACACCATGAACTCCAATTCTTGTGATGATTCCGCTGTGTCAAGTTCTGGAGGCCAACACCATGGGTTTTTTTATTGGTCATGAATGATATTGACGAAACTACTGTGTGACCCGCATAAGTTCCCCTTGACAATGCAATTGTGCCACTAATTCCATTAATTTCTTCGTTCCCTTGGAATGTTATCTGATCGATCAATTACGAAAGATTAGATTTGAAAACATTATAATGCATTGTTTGTGTTAACTTGTTTAAGTCGGCAACTTTACGAAAGATTAGATTTGAAAACATTATGATGCATCGTTTGTGTTAACTTGCTTAAGTCGGCAACTTTTTACCTCAGTAACATTTTCTCCACCATTCCAACCACCCATCTTTTCAGAAGTGTATGTTAAGTCTCCGTATTGTTGTGCGGTGAACATCAGAGAGTATATGAGATCGCCATGATCAACGGTTATCTTCGTCAAGTGATAAGTTGGCTCAAGTTTGAAAGACCAATTGTTTTGCGGGCCGTCAGGAAGAGGTTTTCCCCATGTTCCGATCTTCAAGATTTGTCTCAAATAGACACCAATGCCATCAATATAATAGCCAGCAAGGCCGTAAAACCCGACTAACGAGCCATTCTCCCAAGGTAAGGAAAACTCAGAACTGGTTGCTCCACCAAAAGGTCCATGGGTGGTCTTGTTCATTACAAAAGACAGTGAAGAAATTATTGTATACGCAGCTTTCGTACCAACGCTTCCTTTAATTCCAACTATTTCCTCGTCCGAGTCAAGCGTCACCTGTGCCAACAAGAAGGTATATTACTACGTTTCTTAAAGTGGTGTGTGTGCGCGTTGATTAAGTTAAGATATATGCGTTCAACTCCGAAATTGTTTGTCCACCATTCCAACCACCAAACTTGCTAGAAGTGTTCACTACACCTCCAGCAACTTCAGTGGTGAACATGAGAGAGTATATCACATCATCACCATGATCAATGGTTATCTTTTTCAGCCTCTGGCCTTGATCAAGTTTAAAAGACCACTCATTCTGAGGATCTCCCCTTTGTCTTCCCCAAAGTCCTACCGGAATAAATCCCGTTCTTTTCTTGATGTTCACGTTTTGTAGTACTCCTGCCATACTGTATTGTatcatagagagagagagactcaGAACTTAACATTAATATAACATGAATTTGGCTAATTAGTCATACCTTTTCAGCCCTTCTTTTGATCTGTGTCTTGATGTGGAAGAAGCTGGCATAAGGTCCCGTGCATTTATATGCAAACACTGGTACCTACCATCTAGTAAATTATTCACAGAGGATGTATTACTTATTCCCCCCTTGTCTGCTTTGCGTGATTATGTTTCCCGTTGACAAATTACATAAAATATATTATGCAGTTATATGTTTCAGAAATGAGGTGCCCACATAAACTCACACACACCAGTATATCAAGTGGTAGATAGTTTACGctacttgtttgtttgtttggtttcttTTTACTCAGTGGGTAGTACTCTTTAGTATATGACTAATTCAAAAACTTATCTCTTTGTATAATTAATACACTATGGAGGCACCAAATGGAACACGGTAAAAGATACTTTATGAGTTCCATAAATAGATTAATTAATACTAATACAACTTGCACCAACCCTCGGCTTATAGCTCAGTGGTTATGGAAATGACGGAAAGACTCCTGGCCGAATGGTCTCGagttcgattcctgatccaccTGGGTTTTACCGGCTTTGCATTGTCGTGCCCTCGAGGGGGTGCAGGGTCGGGTTTTCCCAGAACTGGTGGCATGGTGGGCTAGGGGCTCCGTGCGTGCAGGTTGGGCTGTCGCGGGCTACCTTACGGCCAATGGGTGCCGCGTACGGAGTACCTGGCGATTCTTATGTTGGACGTTCAAACAAAAAAATACAACGTGCACCAATTAAACGAAATATATATTGTGGCACATCGGATTTGGATTTGCTAAAATGCATGACCTCCTTAAATAATCAAATACCAATAATTATACATAATACATTTTTGGATAATTACACCCAATAGAAAATATGTATATACTAACACATATGGTCCGATAATCTCTCGTCCTAGGTTTGAGTATATTACAAGTTATCATTTGGTTGGTGAAAAATTACACAATAAACACTAATTAAGTAGATTTAACTAATAAagtataaaaataattaaaaaaaactacgAGAATCGGTTCCAAACCGGTTTCTCAAAAACGAATTTAACTTCTAGAATCTCAAAGTGGTATAAAGAGGCGGATCTTGTCCCCTGGCTGCTTCGTTGAGGCAGCAATAACATATAGTATTTGTAATTTGCTTTAACTCTTCATTGGGGCATCTATGACATATCGTGTATATATCATTTGCTTTAATACTGAAACCCGCATCAATGGTATATCACTTTGGGAGATGATGTTACAAGTTGAAGAATTATAGAAATTTATTGTGAAATTGGCCtgagaataaaatagatgttgggattgaaccctaccagaggagcagatgatgtaaagccaaaactggttcaaaacagtggattcatcataagcagcggTTTACTCtaaactttccccttgacagtggctccaacatctgatGCAACTCAAAGTACTGATATTCTACAACTAATGTTGACCTACAACAATTGCTGATTCCTAAAGACTGCTGGAGACAAAGCACTGATGTCCAATCTACTGATGTCTCAAAATACTGCTGAAGTCCAAAGCCCTGTTGAAGACAAGCACTGTTGAACCAAAGGCTTGATCAACCATAGGTGAACCACTGCCCAACCACAACAGCGGCTTAGTATCAACAGCTTCAACAGCAACAGTTTAACTTGTATCCTGTAATCAGTTGTTTAGTAAGCTAGGTTTGTACCAGTCAGTAGTTacaggttgttagatgtcactttcatgatgacgtcagctgagatgcttcagtggtttggtttgcctataaatggagcagtaccctgtactgttacatttgatcatTTTGAGTGAGATCTTCTCCttaattcatcctttcatcttgtgcaaccaactctgatgtatcaggctgagggggagtttagattgtaagcttgctgtaatcatttgctttctattgtaaatcttttgactcaatgaaatagcaattgtttatcaagaTGGCCCTAGatcccaacaattggtatcagagcttggacagtcaaattcgatctaacaatcaattgacataacagttcagctcaaaattcattgatactaaggttgattgtatttagttgaaaaacagagcaacaagaaatcatgttcaaaatgatggatcagatactctgtaaaacaaccaagatgtcatatgacacacaaacttcacataacaagtgatatcatgcataaaacacctatagtgctcagatctgaaaatatgtctgataactatggtataatctctttattttacaaaattgatttcaattgttgttatgaaggttgtgatgtTTTTATCATGACTGCTGCTAAGGTGTTTACCTCATGTCAACGAAAATCTATGTTCGGATGataacattagtgtttttgttagCATAAAAAGAGGAAAATTAAAACTTTAGCTATTTAGATCTTATGTATTGGAAAACAGGTTGAAAATCCTCTAAAAGGACCAAAAATCAACTATGTTAAAAATACTTTAAGAAAATCAGCAGTCAAAATATCCAGATCATGAGTAATGTGGAATTTGGCACAAGCAAGTGCAAAAAatgtccaaatctctcaaaacattgctgaaaatgattttggattgagTATCCTTTCCTTGAAAGCCTTCCAGTAAAAGTTTCAATACTCTTCTatggaaagggtaaaaagggaaagaagaaaaattacaaaagctcaaaagtgtgtttatctcaaaacttttgaattcaaAAGAAAATAGTATAAACccaaaacacttaagagtccacATGTTAATCCTACAAAAGGAAAACCAAAGATAGATCTGCATTTTTGGTTAAACATAATATCATCAATCAACCATGCTCAATCACTATAtcagggaagttcaggtaacaaaaGTATCTCCAGATATTTTTCAATAAAGAGGAATAGGCCAAATTTCTCAGAAATTATTCACATGGTAATAAGGTTCACAAAGAACTTTCAAAACCTTTGTGAACGGGCTCCTCATGGTAACAATCAACTGACAAGGAAATGGTACCAAACAGTAGTTACAGGACTTTGGTTCAAACCACTGACCATTGTCCTAAGCTTGAGAATGAAATGATCTTGACCTTATTCGAAGTTACATTAACTGTTGAGACACACCAGATTTAATTGATTTTATCATCGGAAAACTTTTACTCTTTTTCTCTGTAAAGTTTTCTtcaaataaaacaggatatattattctttatttttcCTTAAGAATGATATACTTTGcacttttacttttttttttgatagtaaaagttcaatCACCTGTTGGGATATAGAATCCTTTTATTTTTGCATAGGGTGATATATTCCTTGATAATGAATCAAAAGGAGATGGTGAAATAGTTAGGGTCATTTCAAACTCAAGTTTCCATCCCATATCAAAGTTGATTGTTAACAAATTTCAAACATCTGGTTGCTCATGTTTTACTCTAAGTTCTCAAAAGGAATATTAAAACACAAAATGGGTGATCAAAGCTAAATGTGAtgatcatctgggatactcaaccactgtcAAAATCTATAGAAGTGTTCAAAACTTGAAATAGATAAGTGGTAAAACCTGAATGCAAGGGCCAGAAAATTTTCTACATTAAAAATCCCTGTAAACCCTGTTGATATGACTAATTCTGATAAATTAGCATCTAAAATGTGTTTGTCAAGAAGTTGACTCTGCAGGTAACTCACATTCACCATCAACAGATGTTGGACGTGATACTAAAATCATTACCATCATCAGAGCAGCAGATGTACAAAACAACTGTTAAAGCTCATCCACTGATGAACAAACAGTGTTTGACCAAAATCCAGTATCTCATTCATCCATCATCACATTACATCACACACCACTTTGTgggggattgctatgaaaaaggtttgactTCTCTGTATCATGTCCATCCTAAAGATCAGTTGGCAAATGTACAAACCTAAGAATTCGATACATCTACCTTTGAAAACTTCATCTCTAGGATTGGAATGCTAAACATGGATCAAAGCAAGTTATCTTGTGTTCCATGTGTAAATAGCataaaaatgtttttagaaaaatcaaaaaataaccttaaaaatagtttaaaattgaatttttcaataaatcctcaaagtctgtttccaaaacacaagcagaaGTGACTttgcagaatttagcagcaaccactgctcctcaggtatctgctgctgagcccactgctcaaggtgatcacaacagcaaaacaactgttgtgaaacccacacctaaaaccaCCAAAAGACCAAAACTAAAGAAAATTCAACAGCCTCCCAAACATACaataaaggcaactctggaagatgagatcccagagcaactgccagtgacaac
Above is a window of Helianthus annuus cultivar XRQ/B chromosome 14, HanXRQr2.0-SUNRISE, whole genome shotgun sequence DNA encoding:
- the LOC110906618 gene encoding mannose/glucose-specific lectin-like — its product is MAGVLQNVNIKKRTGFIPVGLWGRQRGDPQNEWSFKLDQGQRLKKITIDHGDDVIYSLMFTTEVAGGVVNTSSKFGGWNGGQTISELNVTLDSDEEIVGIKGSVGTKAAYTIISSLSFVMNKTTHGPFGGATSSEFSLPWENGSLVGFYGLAGYYIDGIGVYLRQILKIGTWGKPLPDGPQNNWSFKLEPTYHLTKITVDHGDLIYSLMFTAQQYGDLTYTSEKMGGWNGGENVTEITFQGNEEINGISGTIALSRGTYAGHTVVSSISFMTNKKTHGPFGDVRGTPFTVPWNAGSFAGFYGLAGYYIDSIGVYLKATN